Proteins from a single region of Companilactobacillus farciminis KCTC 3681 = DSM 20184:
- a CDS encoding GNAT family N-acetyltransferase yields MEMKHEDGRFYFEDNDKMIGEITYSTVKDGVVSIDHTYVDDNYRGQGLAGKLLNAMLDFSDLKGLKVVPVCEYAKAAFEKKPEIRFLLADNYQELLKGEN; encoded by the coding sequence ATGGAAATGAAACATGAGGACGGTCGTTTCTATTTTGAAGACAACGACAAAATGATTGGTGAAATCACTTATTCAACCGTTAAAGATGGTGTCGTTTCAATCGATCACACTTACGTTGACGACAATTATCGAGGTCAAGGTCTAGCTGGCAAACTTCTAAACGCTATGTTGGATTTTTCTGACTTAAAGGGTCTCAAAGTAGTGCCAGTTTGTGAATATGCCAAAGCTGCTTTTGAAAAGAAGCCAGAAATCAGATTTCTTTTAGCAGACAATTACCAAGAGCTATTGAAGGGGGAAAATTAG
- the rpiA gene encoding ribose-5-phosphate isomerase RpiA, with product MNQDELKKAVGVKSVDYIKSDTVVGLGTGSTVYYMIEELGKRYQSGEIKNIVAVTTSSRSEKQAQSLGIPTKDLNDVDHIDLTIDGADQIDKNYQGIKGGGAAHLLEKMVATNSTKNIWIVDQSKMADTLGSFPLPLEVIPFGCEKTFEDLQKEDLKPEFRLDENGKRVLTHNKNYVIDLKVGTINHPHLLADWLDHQVGIVAHGLFLDIVNTIIVGYEDGPKVIDNIR from the coding sequence TTGAATCAAGATGAATTAAAAAAAGCCGTTGGTGTTAAATCAGTCGACTATATCAAGAGTGATACCGTAGTTGGTCTAGGTACAGGTTCCACCGTTTACTACATGATCGAAGAATTGGGCAAGAGATATCAAAGTGGCGAGATCAAAAATATCGTTGCCGTAACCACTTCATCTCGTTCTGAGAAACAAGCTCAATCTCTTGGCATTCCAACTAAAGATTTGAACGACGTTGACCACATCGACTTAACAATTGATGGTGCTGACCAAATCGACAAAAACTATCAAGGAATCAAAGGTGGCGGTGCTGCCCACTTGTTAGAAAAGATGGTTGCTACTAACTCAACTAAAAATATTTGGATCGTTGACCAATCAAAAATGGCCGACACATTAGGCAGTTTCCCACTACCTTTGGAAGTAATTCCATTCGGTTGCGAGAAGACTTTTGAAGACTTGCAAAAGGAAGACTTAAAGCCAGAATTTCGTCTCGATGAAAATGGCAAACGTGTCCTAACTCACAACAAAAATTACGTCATCGACTTAAAAGTTGGTACGATCAATCACCCTCATCTTCTAGCCGATTGGTTAGATCATCAAGTTGGAATAGTTGCACATGGTCTATTTCTTGATATAGTTAATACTATTATCGTCGGTTACGAGGATGGTCCAAAAGTAATCGATAATATCAGATAA
- a CDS encoding aminopeptidase C: protein MTKEITSSDLTNFQTAFEKTPASAAIKNAVINNGLFKSSETIESKIAMDPTFSVELDTGKVADQMRSGLCWVFAALNTMRHPVQNEFKIKGFELSQGYMLFWDKLEKSNYFFENVINTAALPTGDRKVDFLMTTPQQDGGQWDMVMALVQKYGLVPKSVMPDTFSRKNSSELNNVLNKKLRKGAIILRNLVNDNKSEEDIERKKNELLSEIYKILVYTVGVPPTKFDWAYRDDDKNYHKEVGITPQEFFKKYVGWDLDSYISTINAPTADKPYNHVYTVEMLGNVVGGRQVRHLNLEINDFKKLAIKQLQAGETVWFGSDVGQSSDRKIGIMDTNIYDLEGLLNTDLKMTKAERLDYIESMMTHAMVITGVDLDENGNPLKWKVENSWGEKVGNKGYFVMSDSWFDEYVYQLVINKKYLPEDLKDTFEKESKEPKVLAPWDPMGALA from the coding sequence ATGACTAAAGAAATTACATCATCAGATTTAACTAATTTTCAAACAGCATTTGAAAAGACACCCGCTTCAGCAGCTATCAAAAACGCTGTAATCAACAACGGACTTTTCAAATCAAGTGAAACTATCGAATCTAAAATTGCTATGGATCCAACTTTCTCAGTTGAACTAGATACTGGTAAAGTTGCTGATCAAATGCGTTCTGGACTCTGCTGGGTCTTCGCTGCTTTGAATACTATGAGACACCCTGTCCAAAATGAATTTAAGATCAAGGGCTTTGAATTATCACAAGGCTACATGCTTTTCTGGGATAAGCTAGAAAAATCTAACTACTTCTTCGAAAATGTCATCAACACTGCTGCGCTTCCAACAGGTGACCGTAAAGTTGACTTCTTAATGACAACACCTCAACAAGACGGTGGTCAATGGGATATGGTCATGGCACTTGTTCAAAAATATGGACTAGTTCCTAAGAGCGTTATGCCAGATACTTTCAGTCGTAAGAACTCATCTGAACTAAATAACGTTCTTAACAAGAAATTACGTAAAGGTGCTATTATCCTACGTAACTTAGTTAACGACAACAAATCAGAAGAAGATATCGAACGTAAGAAGAACGAATTACTAAGCGAAATCTACAAGATTTTAGTTTACACAGTTGGTGTTCCTCCAACAAAATTCGACTGGGCTTACCGTGATGACGATAAGAATTATCACAAAGAAGTTGGCATTACACCTCAAGAATTCTTCAAGAAATACGTTGGTTGGGACTTAGACAGCTATATCTCAACTATCAACGCTCCAACAGCTGACAAGCCTTACAATCACGTTTATACCGTTGAAATGCTTGGCAATGTCGTTGGCGGTCGTCAAGTTCGTCACTTGAATCTTGAAATCAATGACTTCAAGAAACTTGCTATCAAACAACTTCAAGCCGGTGAAACAGTTTGGTTCGGTAGTGATGTTGGTCAAAGTTCTGATCGTAAGATCGGTATCATGGACACAAACATCTATGACCTTGAAGGCTTACTAAATACAGATTTGAAGATGACTAAGGCAGAACGTCTTGACTACATCGAAAGTATGATGACTCACGCTATGGTTATCACTGGTGTTGACCTAGACGAAAACGGCAATCCATTGAAGTGGAAAGTCGAAAACTCATGGGGCGAAAAAGTCGGAAACAAAGGTTACTTTGTCATGAGCGACTCATGGTTTGACGAATACGTTTATCAACTAGTTATCAACAAGAAGTACTTGCCAGAAGACCTAAAGGATACTTTTGAAAAGGAATCTAAAGAACCTAAAGTTCTTGCTCCTTGGGATCCAATGGGTGCTCTTGCCTAA
- a CDS encoding Xaa-Pro dipeptidyl-peptidase, whose translation MKNNQFAIRPTEYKDQLVELETIGFLDKDNESETDPIKLWKSFLSKSFLEAKTSSAFEEKLKTYMATESLNLNEYLDSATNVSVSAFYNVALQLLKFNPDVDFNFSDPLGAMKKIQLMIADHNTDFFSVDELKSAWYWLLATHNKNGQTFIDFLATKGFFIRFYGKVNHPLLFNGKTLPVFDPHQLIREVVYVESPQDTDHDGKRDLLKAEILRPQATENGLKVPVLYTASPYNQGTNDETGEKLTHNVNVTLQHKEPNNLQYNDIEYHAPETKLPHSRVVNGQTKRAEEDFSRESSYTMNDYFLARGFAVVYMAGIGTKDSEGLRTTGDPDETTSTISIIKWLTGELPAFTNRIDNIEIKAWWSNKRIAMTGRSYLGTLATAAATTGVYGLKTIISEAAISSWYDYYRDGGLVIAPGGFPGEDADVLAEETFSRRLQPGDFHNVKDTWNKQIEKINQGQDRTTGNYNTFWDARNYHKDFKNITADVFMVHGLNDWNVKPRNVERLWNGIKHNGVTQKLILHQGQHIYINAFRSIDYNDIINLWLTHELLGVDNQAKEIIPNVIIQDNTETETWNAYQDWANNDNEQIKYSLSSDKLNTGQPVKQELSFNDQLDKKSFDFYAKHNDTWENELLSSNEKLLKNRLLFKSAPLDDDLTIDGKTLVNLKVSSSQNIGLLSFQLVDYGLAKRLTVSPTLLSKNSLAGTFDWREDDLREFTYGKETPFKMISKGHLNLQNRENNYKVDELKPDVFYNVGVELQPTFYKLLKGHQLGLIVYATDFEMTVRGNQDIKYTVQTEDSSLIVPIHK comes from the coding sequence ATGAAAAATAATCAATTTGCAATTCGTCCAACTGAATACAAAGATCAGCTGGTTGAACTTGAAACAATCGGTTTTCTGGATAAAGATAACGAATCAGAGACCGACCCTATCAAATTATGGAAAAGTTTCTTAAGTAAGAGTTTTTTAGAAGCCAAAACATCTTCAGCTTTTGAGGAAAAATTAAAAACCTATATGGCAACCGAATCTTTGAATCTGAATGAATACTTAGATTCCGCAACTAATGTTTCTGTCAGTGCTTTTTATAACGTCGCTTTACAATTATTAAAATTCAATCCAGACGTAGATTTCAATTTCAGCGATCCTTTGGGTGCAATGAAAAAAATCCAATTGATGATTGCTGATCACAACACCGACTTCTTTTCAGTCGATGAATTAAAATCCGCTTGGTATTGGCTATTAGCTACTCACAATAAAAATGGTCAAACTTTCATTGATTTTCTAGCTACCAAGGGCTTTTTCATAAGATTCTATGGCAAGGTCAACCACCCACTATTATTCAACGGCAAAACCCTACCTGTCTTTGATCCACATCAATTAATTCGTGAAGTTGTTTATGTAGAGTCTCCTCAAGACACCGATCATGATGGTAAAAGAGACCTACTAAAAGCCGAAATATTACGTCCCCAAGCCACTGAAAATGGTCTAAAAGTCCCAGTCCTTTATACCGCTAGTCCATACAATCAAGGAACTAACGACGAAACAGGCGAAAAGTTAACTCATAACGTCAACGTAACGCTTCAGCATAAAGAACCTAACAACTTACAATACAACGATATCGAATACCACGCTCCTGAAACCAAGCTACCACATTCACGAGTAGTCAACGGTCAGACTAAACGTGCCGAAGAAGATTTCTCTCGTGAGAGTTCTTATACCATGAACGATTACTTCCTAGCTCGTGGTTTCGCGGTCGTTTACATGGCAGGTATTGGAACTAAAGATTCTGAAGGTTTAAGAACAACTGGTGACCCTGATGAAACTACTTCTACAATTTCTATCATCAAATGGCTAACCGGTGAACTACCTGCTTTCACTAATAGAATCGACAATATTGAAATCAAGGCTTGGTGGTCAAACAAACGTATCGCTATGACGGGTAGATCTTACTTAGGAACTCTAGCTACTGCCGCTGCTACAACTGGGGTTTACGGACTAAAGACAATTATCAGTGAAGCTGCTATTTCTAGTTGGTACGACTATTATCGTGACGGTGGTCTCGTTATTGCTCCCGGTGGTTTTCCTGGTGAAGATGCCGACGTGTTAGCTGAAGAAACCTTCAGTCGTCGTCTTCAACCTGGTGACTTCCACAATGTTAAAGATACTTGGAATAAGCAAATTGAAAAAATCAATCAGGGACAAGACCGAACAACTGGTAATTACAACACCTTCTGGGACGCTAGAAATTATCATAAAGATTTCAAAAACATCACTGCTGATGTCTTCATGGTTCACGGTCTCAATGACTGGAACGTTAAGCCAAGAAATGTCGAACGTCTGTGGAATGGCATCAAGCATAACGGCGTTACACAAAAACTGATTTTGCACCAAGGTCAACATATCTACATCAATGCTTTCAGATCTATCGACTATAACGATATTATCAACCTCTGGCTCACTCATGAATTACTTGGCGTGGACAATCAAGCTAAAGAAATTATCCCTAATGTTATTATCCAAGACAACACCGAGACTGAAACTTGGAACGCTTATCAAGACTGGGCTAATAATGATAACGAACAAATCAAATACAGCTTATCAAGTGATAAATTAAATACTGGACAACCTGTAAAGCAAGAATTATCTTTCAATGATCAATTAGACAAAAAGTCCTTTGATTTTTACGCTAAGCATAACGATACTTGGGAAAATGAACTATTATCTTCTAATGAGAAGTTGCTTAAGAATCGTTTGCTCTTTAAGAGCGCACCTTTAGATGACGATTTAACGATTGACGGTAAAACGTTAGTTAATTTAAAAGTTTCTTCTAGCCAAAATATTGGTCTTTTGAGTTTCCAACTAGTCGACTACGGATTAGCTAAACGACTAACAGTTTCACCTACGCTTCTTTCCAAAAATAGTTTGGCAGGAACGTTTGATTGGCGCGAAGATGATTTACGTGAATTTACTTATGGTAAAGAGACTCCTTTCAAGATGATTTCTAAAGGTCACCTCAATTTACAAAATCGAGAAAATAATTATAAAGTAGATGAACTAAAACCAGATGTTTTCTATAATGTGGGTGTTGAATTACAGCCAACATTCTACAAGCTATTAAAGGGACATCAATTGGGATTGATCGTCTACGCTACTGATTTTGAAATGACGGTTCGTGGTAATCAAGATATTAAATACACAGTTCAAACAGAAGATTCATCATTGATCGTTCCGATTCACAAATAG
- a CDS encoding KUP/HAK/KT family potassium transporter, translating to MEKTQLNSLKNNPHSKMSIAGFLIALGIVYGDIGTSPLYVMHSLMVGNGGLEKMSTDFILGSVSLIFWTLTLVTTIKYVLIALRADNRGEGGIFALYTLVRKRAKWLIIPAMIGGATFLADGMMTPAVTVTAAIEGLKGIKINNMVLISTQNQVIIVTVIILSTLFFIQRFGTQLIGRAFGPIMLIWFSFLGAIGIFNLSSDWTIIRALNPYYAFELLRSPINIRGVFILGSIFLATTGAEALYSDMGHVGRPNIYTSWPFVKVCLLLSYLGQAAWIIGVRDNHTLQQMGSSMNPFYQSIPADFRLFGIFLSAMAAIIASQALISGSYTLVSEATKLRMFPRLKTYYPTNFKGQLYIPTVNSIIWVVCLFIVFYFKTSENMSNAYGLEITITMLMTTILLHQWLLMKRANRLFTTVIISFFFVIESIFFVTNSSKFIHGAYITMFIAALLILVMFVWRYGERLKDDNTFRSHFVSLLAFKHQLNDLRKDPSYPLYTTNLVYLTKIHDGYRIKKNILYSILDKRPKRAQVYWFVTVNVTDEPYTAAYSVETFDTDYMVSVQLYLGFRVDQKVNVYLRQVVNDMMSNGEIKPQPQKYTTIPDREVGDFSFVIIKEVISPDTKISSLNKSIIHMRLILQKFISPANWFGLSYSDVVEERVPLVLGKVSLNRLRLVRKDRSALKDIQIDGEIDDDDDE from the coding sequence ATGGAAAAGACACAACTGAATTCTTTGAAAAATAACCCCCATTCAAAGATGAGCATAGCCGGATTCTTAATTGCTTTAGGAATCGTCTATGGGGATATTGGTACATCTCCTCTATATGTTATGCACTCTTTGATGGTTGGGAACGGCGGACTAGAAAAAATGTCCACTGATTTTATTTTAGGTAGTGTTTCACTAATTTTTTGGACACTGACTTTGGTAACGACAATCAAGTATGTTTTGATTGCTTTACGTGCTGATAACCGTGGTGAAGGTGGTATCTTTGCCCTCTACACCTTGGTTAGAAAACGTGCTAAATGGTTGATTATTCCAGCCATGATTGGTGGAGCAACTTTCTTAGCCGACGGTATGATGACCCCAGCGGTTACCGTTACAGCGGCAATTGAAGGTTTAAAGGGTATTAAGATCAACAATATGGTGCTGATCAGTACTCAAAACCAGGTTATCATCGTAACGGTCATTATTTTGTCGACCCTCTTCTTTATTCAAAGATTTGGGACACAACTTATCGGACGTGCTTTCGGTCCTATCATGTTGATTTGGTTTAGTTTCTTAGGTGCGATTGGTATTTTCAATCTATCATCTGATTGGACTATCATTCGTGCTTTGAATCCTTACTACGCTTTTGAATTGCTCAGAAGCCCTATCAACATCAGAGGTGTTTTCATCTTAGGTAGTATCTTCTTGGCTACTACTGGTGCTGAAGCCTTGTATTCTGATATGGGACACGTTGGGCGCCCTAATATTTATACTAGTTGGCCTTTCGTTAAAGTTTGTTTATTACTCAGTTACTTAGGTCAAGCTGCTTGGATAATCGGCGTTCGCGACAACCACACCTTGCAACAAATGGGTTCTTCAATGAATCCGTTCTACCAATCTATTCCAGCCGATTTTAGACTCTTTGGAATCTTCTTATCAGCTATGGCAGCTATCATCGCTTCTCAAGCCTTGATTTCTGGCTCATATACTTTGGTATCCGAAGCTACGAAGTTGAGAATGTTCCCTCGTTTGAAGACTTATTATCCTACAAACTTCAAGGGTCAATTATATATCCCAACTGTTAACTCAATTATCTGGGTCGTTTGTCTATTCATCGTTTTCTATTTCAAAACTTCAGAAAACATGTCAAATGCTTATGGTCTAGAAATTACTATCACTATGTTAATGACTACGATCCTCTTGCATCAATGGTTGTTGATGAAACGTGCTAACCGGCTATTTACTACCGTTATCATTAGTTTCTTCTTCGTCATTGAAAGTATTTTCTTCGTAACTAACAGTAGCAAGTTCATCCACGGTGCTTACATTACAATGTTCATTGCTGCTTTACTTATTCTCGTTATGTTCGTTTGGAGATACGGCGAAAGACTCAAGGATGACAATACGTTTAGAAGTCACTTCGTTTCATTGCTTGCTTTCAAGCATCAACTAAACGACTTGAGAAAAGATCCTAGTTACCCACTATATACAACTAACTTAGTTTACTTAACTAAGATTCATGACGGTTATCGTATCAAGAAAAACATTCTTTACTCAATTCTTGATAAACGTCCTAAGCGTGCTCAGGTTTACTGGTTCGTAACAGTTAACGTTACCGATGAACCTTATACAGCCGCTTATAGCGTTGAAACATTCGATACAGACTACATGGTCAGCGTCCAATTGTACTTAGGATTCCGTGTTGATCAAAAAGTTAATGTTTACCTTCGTCAAGTTGTTAATGACATGATGTCAAATGGTGAAATCAAGCCACAGCCACAGAAATATACAACTATTCCAGATCGTGAAGTTGGTGACTTCTCGTTTGTTATTATCAAAGAGGTTATCTCACCAGATACTAAGATCAGTAGTTTGAATAAGAGTATTATCCACATGAGATTGATTTTGCAAAAATTCATTTCACCTGCTAACTGGTTTGGACTTTCATACAGTGACGTTGTCGAAGAGCGTGTACCATTAGTTCTAGGCAAAGTTTCACTCAACCGTTTACGTCTAGTTAGAAAAGATCGTTCCGCTTTGAAAGATATTCAAATCGACGGCGAAATTGATGACGATGACGACGAATAA
- a CDS encoding Cof-type HAD-IIB family hydrolase, with protein sequence MIKHIFSDMDGTLLQSNCKISEKNVQTIKESQIPFTLVSARSPMEMTEVIDKLDLDEPQIGFNGGLIFQKQGQGLKILSEHTLNIDSVKRVIALVDEQFPKVSRSFYDVDTWYVDKFDKGVKYEQKMGGQTPKLVDYVSLLKQPDVKVFKIMLLSFDVIEMKQLIEKLESINTGDMSIKQSGEYYLEITSHLAQKSRGIKYIQDLEKLLKKDMAAFGDGFNDLSMLEMVGTPVVMDNALEGVKEYGKYITKNNDEDGVAYGIKKFLQK encoded by the coding sequence TTGATCAAACATATTTTTTCCGATATGGATGGAACTCTTTTACAAAGCAATTGCAAAATCAGTGAAAAAAACGTCCAAACTATTAAAGAAAGTCAAATTCCGTTTACATTAGTTTCGGCGCGTTCACCAATGGAAATGACCGAAGTCATTGATAAACTTGATTTAGACGAACCACAAATTGGCTTCAACGGTGGTTTGATTTTTCAAAAACAAGGCCAAGGTTTGAAAATTCTCAGTGAACATACATTGAATATTGATAGCGTAAAGAGAGTGATTGCTTTAGTTGATGAGCAATTTCCTAAAGTTAGTCGCAGTTTTTACGATGTTGATACTTGGTACGTTGATAAATTCGACAAAGGTGTCAAATATGAGCAAAAAATGGGTGGACAAACGCCTAAATTAGTCGATTATGTTTCTTTGTTAAAACAACCGGACGTAAAAGTCTTCAAAATTATGTTGTTATCATTTGATGTGATTGAAATGAAACAATTGATTGAAAAATTAGAATCAATCAACACGGGAGATATGAGTATTAAACAGTCTGGCGAATATTACCTCGAAATCACCAGTCATTTGGCTCAAAAGTCACGTGGCATCAAATACATTCAAGACTTAGAAAAATTGCTTAAAAAGGATATGGCGGCTTTTGGTGATGGCTTCAACGATTTATCAATGCTAGAAATGGTCGGAACGCCAGTTGTCATGGATAATGCTTTAGAAGGCGTGAAGGAATACGGTAAGTACATCACGAAGAACAATGATGAAGATGGCGTCGCCTACGGTATAAAGAAGTTTCTTCAAAAATAA
- a CDS encoding GRP family sugar transporter, producing the protein MNILIALIPALGWGFMPIITGKVGGSPVNQMFGIGAGATIVGLISYLVTQPSVSAQAFWFSVLCGALWTIGQIGQFISFKRIGVSGTVPLSTVFQLVGNSIIGMLIFGDWSSAHAKIIGIAALLIVVVGALLTSVTDGSTSQKMEIKDALFLLCTTVGFWIYSSFPNISIVKHESSTGIFLPEMLGILLGAIIYAVFTDRSSFKQKQQYQNIIAGIAWGIAAFAYIFSAKANGNTSAFIWTQLNVVIGTFGGIIVLHEHKSHRELTYTILGIVLIVIGSVATSFAS; encoded by the coding sequence ATGAATATTTTAATTGCTTTAATACCAGCTTTAGGTTGGGGCTTCATGCCAATTATTACTGGAAAAGTGGGTGGCTCTCCAGTTAACCAAATGTTTGGTATTGGTGCTGGTGCTACTATTGTCGGTTTGATTTCTTACTTAGTTACTCAACCGAGCGTTAGTGCACAAGCATTCTGGTTCTCCGTTTTATGTGGGGCCTTGTGGACGATCGGTCAAATCGGTCAGTTCATTTCTTTCAAGCGTATCGGAGTATCTGGTACAGTTCCACTATCAACTGTTTTTCAATTAGTTGGTAATTCAATTATCGGGATGTTGATTTTCGGTGATTGGAGCAGTGCTCACGCTAAGATTATCGGAATCGCTGCCTTGTTGATCGTTGTAGTTGGTGCGTTATTAACATCAGTTACCGACGGCTCAACTTCTCAAAAGATGGAAATCAAAGATGCGTTATTCCTTCTATGTACAACAGTTGGTTTTTGGATCTATTCTTCATTTCCTAATATCTCAATCGTTAAACATGAAAGCAGTACTGGAATTTTCTTACCTGAAATGCTAGGTATTTTGTTAGGTGCCATCATTTATGCAGTATTTACAGATCGTAGTTCATTCAAGCAAAAGCAACAATATCAAAACATTATTGCTGGTATTGCTTGGGGAATCGCCGCTTTTGCTTATATTTTCTCAGCTAAAGCTAACGGTAATACTTCGGCCTTTATCTGGACACAATTAAACGTTGTGATCGGTACATTCGGTGGAATTATCGTCTTGCATGAACACAAGAGTCATCGTGAATTGACTTATACGATTTTAGGTATCGTCTTGATCGTTATCGGTAGTGTTGCTACATCATTTGCATCTTAA
- a CDS encoding 2,3-bisphosphoglycerate-dependent phosphoglycerate mutase: MVKLVMVRHGESIANALNQYTGWNDVDLTHEGVMQAHEAAKKLKGFYFEHVHTSVLQRAIKTAYIIQDDLDLNYVPITKTWRLNERHYGALRGLNKDDTRKEYGLEQVHLWRRSFYSVPPALSKPDPTTGPYKYFDQNMMPVAESLYEAYQRIIPYYVDHVAPGLLDGKNQLIVAHGSTIRALIKYIEGISDKDIDGVEVANGTPLVYDFDDKLNIINDNRQRY; the protein is encoded by the coding sequence ATGGTAAAACTTGTCATGGTAAGACATGGAGAGAGTATTGCTAATGCTTTGAATCAATATACGGGGTGGAATGATGTTGATTTGACGCATGAAGGTGTAATGCAGGCACATGAAGCTGCAAAAAAGCTCAAAGGTTTTTATTTTGAACACGTACATACATCAGTTTTACAGCGTGCTATTAAGACAGCCTATATAATTCAAGATGACTTAGATCTTAATTATGTGCCAATAACTAAAACTTGGCGCTTAAATGAACGTCACTACGGGGCCTTGCGTGGACTCAATAAGGATGACACGAGAAAAGAATATGGTTTGGAACAAGTTCACTTGTGGCGTCGAAGCTTTTATTCAGTCCCACCGGCTTTGAGTAAACCAGATCCTACGACCGGTCCTTACAAGTATTTTGATCAAAATATGATGCCAGTTGCAGAGAGCCTTTATGAAGCTTATCAAAGAATAATCCCTTATTACGTTGATCACGTGGCTCCTGGTCTCTTGGATGGCAAGAATCAATTGATTGTAGCTCATGGAAGTACGATTAGAGCCTTGATCAAATACATTGAAGGTATTAGTGATAAAGATATCGATGGAGTAGAAGTAGCTAATGGAACTCCGTTGGTTTATGATTTTGATGATAAATTAAATATAATTAATGATAATCGTCAACGCTATTAA
- a CDS encoding cation diffusion facilitator family transporter: MDHEKITGKRFFYVTALNIIITITEFVGGFVSGSLGLISDAFHNLEDSLSIVISYIANVIGQRKNNAKKTFGYKRAEILAAFVNSIVLVIITVMMVFESFKRLNQPQHIDGKLMMIVSVIGLLANLVSMLMLMSGSKHNLNIKATFLHMLTDTLSSVGVFVASIFVILFNWNWVDPVITIVIAIWLLKEAYTVVSETINILMEASPKIDLTTVEAEIMTIPEIVRVHHMHVWMIDENHIMLDAHINVLKNCNMKELDSLYDQVDQLLLDKFNITHVTLQAECSRGLDNSLID; encoded by the coding sequence ATGGATCACGAAAAAATAACTGGTAAACGTTTCTTTTATGTTACGGCTTTGAATATCATTATTACGATCACTGAATTCGTTGGTGGCTTTGTTTCAGGAAGTCTTGGCTTGATTTCTGATGCTTTCCATAATTTGGAAGATTCCTTGTCGATTGTTATTTCATACATTGCCAATGTGATTGGTCAAAGAAAGAACAACGCTAAGAAGACCTTTGGCTATAAGAGAGCAGAAATTTTAGCAGCTTTCGTCAATTCAATTGTGTTAGTCATTATTACCGTGATGATGGTCTTTGAATCGTTTAAACGTTTGAATCAACCACAGCACATTGATGGTAAATTGATGATGATCGTATCGGTTATTGGTTTGCTTGCCAATCTAGTTTCAATGCTGATGTTGATGTCGGGCTCAAAACATAATTTAAATATCAAGGCAACGTTTTTACATATGCTGACTGATACCTTATCTTCAGTGGGTGTTTTTGTGGCATCTATTTTTGTCATTTTATTCAATTGGAATTGGGTCGACCCGGTAATTACAATAGTTATTGCCATTTGGCTCTTAAAAGAAGCTTACACAGTCGTTTCAGAGACTATCAACATCCTTATGGAGGCCAGCCCAAAAATCGATTTAACGACAGTTGAAGCAGAAATTATGACAATCCCTGAAATTGTTCGGGTTCATCACATGCACGTTTGGATGATCGATGAAAATCACATCATGCTCGATGCTCATATTAACGTTTTGAAAAACTGCAATATGAAAGAGTTGGATTCTTTGTACGATCAAGTGGATCAATTGCTGCTCGATAAATTCAATATTACTCATGTGACCTTACAGGCAGAGTGTTCTAGAGGTCTTGATAATTCATTGATCGATTAA